One stretch of Paenibacillus sp. FSL R5-0341 DNA includes these proteins:
- a CDS encoding ribbon-helix-helix protein, CopG family gives MANLQNTKRIMISLPDYLLQEVDGIVALENSNRSELIRQAMKLYLTERKKRYIRETMQRGYMEMAKINLTMASEAFHAEEDADSTLDRLVSGV, from the coding sequence GTGGCCAACTTGCAGAACACCAAGCGGATCATGATCAGTTTACCTGATTATCTTTTGCAGGAAGTGGATGGCATCGTAGCGCTGGAGAATTCCAACCGCAGCGAATTGATTAGGCAGGCTATGAAGCTGTATTTGACGGAGCGTAAGAAACGTTACATCCGTGAAACGATGCAGCGCGGATACATGGAGATGGCAAAAATTAATCTGACCATGGCATCCGAAGCCTTTCATGCGGAGGAAGATGCGGACAGCACTCTGGACCGCTTAGTTAGCGGGGTGTAG
- a CDS encoding type II toxin-antitoxin system PemK/MazF family toxin, protein MIVKRGDVFFADLSPVVGSEQGGVRPVLVIQNDIGNRFSPTCIVAAITAQIQKAKLPTHVEIDAAAHGFDRDSVILLEQIRTIDKQRLTDKITHLDEETMKLVNEALQISLGLIDF, encoded by the coding sequence TTGATCGTAAAACGTGGTGACGTTTTTTTTGCGGATCTTTCTCCCGTTGTCGGTTCCGAGCAAGGTGGAGTCAGGCCTGTTCTGGTGATCCAGAATGATATCGGCAACCGGTTCAGTCCAACTTGTATTGTGGCGGCTATCACCGCCCAGATCCAGAAGGCAAAGCTGCCAACGCATGTAGAAATTGATGCGGCGGCACACGGCTTTGACCGGGACTCGGTTATTTTGCTCGAACAAATACGGACGATTGATAAGCAGAGGCTGACTGACAAGATTACCCATCTGGACGAGGAGACCATGAAATTGGTCAATGAAGCCTTACAGATCAGCCTTGGTTTAATCGATTTTTAA
- a CDS encoding alpha-galactosidase gives MSIYINQEKLQFHLQTREASYVFQVLPSGYLVHLYYGKKLRDTDLSWLHVRTERASFSPNPVPEDRTISFDTLAVELPVYGTSDFRNPAIQLELENGSTVSEFTYTGHRLVKGKTALTGLPATYVESDEEAETLVIELEDRVAGIKIELSYTAFTAFNAITRSMRVVNESATSVNVVRALSSSVDFPHADYELLQLSGAWTRERDIVRRPLASGLQGIESRRGSSSHQQNPFIALMTPGTDEDQGEVYGFSLVYSGSFTAQAEVDQFHTTRVSLGINPFEFSWKLDPQEAFQTPETVMVYSDAGLDGMSQSYHELYRERLARGKFRNAERPVLVNNWEATYFGFNADKIEQIARAGQKLGIELFVLDDGWFGHRDSDNSSLGDWIVDKNKLPQGLDDLANRVTGLDMQFGLWFEPEMISPDSELYRAHPDWCLHVPDRRRTEGRQQLVLDFSRQDVRDEIVRMLTDVLGSAPITYVKWDMNRNMTEVGSALLPADRQRETAHRYMLGLYDVMERITSAFPNILFESCSGGGGRFDPGMLYYMPQTWTSDNTDAISRLRIQYGTSLVYPVSSMGSHISAVPNHQVNRITSLEIRGHVAMSGNFGYELDLTKFTEEENEIVKAQVELYKEIRGTVQYGTFRRLLSPFEGNETAWMFIAPDGSEAVVFYFRVLSEPNAPLQRLKLKGLDPSADYRLKGGSETFTGDALMYGGISVGSASGDYLSEMFRFERV, from the coding sequence ATGAGCATTTACATCAATCAAGAGAAACTTCAGTTTCATTTACAAACCCGTGAGGCCAGTTATGTATTTCAGGTACTGCCTTCAGGATATTTGGTGCATTTGTATTATGGCAAAAAATTACGCGACACCGATCTGAGCTGGTTGCATGTTCGTACAGAACGAGCATCTTTCAGTCCGAACCCGGTACCAGAAGACCGTACGATTTCATTTGATACATTGGCAGTGGAACTACCCGTGTATGGCACAAGTGATTTCCGTAATCCGGCAATCCAACTGGAACTTGAGAATGGCTCAACGGTTTCGGAGTTTACGTATACAGGCCATCGATTGGTCAAAGGAAAGACAGCGCTTACTGGATTGCCAGCAACGTATGTTGAATCCGATGAAGAAGCAGAGACGCTGGTTATTGAGTTGGAAGACCGCGTTGCAGGCATCAAAATTGAGCTTTCCTATACAGCCTTTACGGCATTTAATGCCATTACACGCTCCATGCGTGTCGTTAATGAGAGCGCTACCTCAGTGAATGTGGTGCGTGCGCTCAGTTCCTCTGTTGATTTCCCGCATGCAGATTATGAATTGTTGCAATTGTCAGGAGCTTGGACACGGGAACGTGATATCGTTCGCAGACCGCTTGCTTCAGGCCTGCAAGGGATTGAGAGCCGTCGTGGGTCAAGCAGTCATCAGCAGAATCCATTTATTGCACTGATGACACCAGGCACGGATGAAGATCAGGGTGAAGTCTACGGATTCAGTCTCGTCTATAGCGGTAGCTTCACTGCACAGGCTGAAGTGGATCAGTTCCACACCACTCGTGTATCGCTCGGGATCAACCCGTTCGAGTTCAGCTGGAAGCTGGATCCACAGGAAGCGTTCCAGACACCTGAGACGGTTATGGTATATTCGGATGCAGGTCTGGATGGTATGTCTCAGTCGTACCATGAACTGTACCGGGAACGTCTTGCACGTGGTAAGTTCCGCAATGCGGAACGTCCGGTTCTGGTCAATAACTGGGAAGCAACTTATTTTGGATTCAATGCGGACAAGATTGAACAGATCGCTCGTGCTGGACAAAAGCTGGGTATTGAGCTGTTTGTCTTGGATGATGGTTGGTTTGGACACCGGGACAGCGACAATTCCTCGTTGGGCGACTGGATTGTAGATAAGAACAAATTGCCACAGGGGCTGGATGATCTGGCTAACCGGGTAACAGGTCTGGACATGCAGTTCGGATTGTGGTTTGAGCCTGAGATGATCTCACCAGACAGTGAGCTGTACCGTGCGCACCCAGACTGGTGCCTGCATGTGCCAGATCGTCGTCGAACAGAAGGACGTCAGCAACTGGTACTCGACTTCTCTCGTCAGGATGTACGTGATGAGATTGTACGCATGTTAACAGATGTACTTGGTTCGGCACCAATCACTTATGTGAAATGGGACATGAACCGGAATATGACGGAAGTGGGTTCTGCGTTGCTTCCGGCAGACAGACAGCGTGAGACAGCGCATCGTTACATGTTGGGGTTGTATGACGTCATGGAACGAATCACTTCGGCATTCCCTAACATTCTGTTCGAGAGCTGTTCAGGTGGTGGTGGCCGCTTCGATCCAGGTATGCTGTATTACATGCCACAGACGTGGACAAGTGACAACACTGATGCGATCTCCCGTCTGCGGATTCAATACGGTACGAGTCTTGTGTACCCAGTGAGTTCGATGGGATCACATATCTCAGCGGTACCGAATCATCAGGTGAACCGGATCACTTCTCTTGAGATTCGGGGACATGTTGCAATGTCGGGCAACTTTGGGTATGAGCTGGATCTGACGAAATTCACAGAGGAAGAGAACGAAATCGTGAAAGCGCAGGTTGAGCTGTACAAAGAGATCCGTGGAACGGTTCAATATGGAACATTCCGTCGCTTGCTCAGCCCGTTTGAAGGTAATGAGACCGCTTGGATGTTTATTGCACCAGACGGAAGCGAAGCCGTTGTATTCTACTTCCGGGTGCTCTCTGAGCCTAATGCGCCACTCCAGCGCCTGAAGCTGAAAGGATTGGACCCTAGTGCGGATTACCGTCTGAAAGGCGGCTCGGAGACCTTTACCGGCGATGCCTTGATGTATGGCGGTATTTCGGTAGGCAGTGCATCAGGAGACTATCTGAGCGAAATGTTCCGGTTCGAGCGCGTCTAG
- a CDS encoding Tex family protein — MSEQETVLEPNEETIKAERHERIIKQVAKELSLSLKQVRTTSELLDEGNTIPFIARYRKEMTGELDENQLRSIEERIVYLRNLEDRKLEVIRIIEEQGKLTGELKNSITQAVKLQEVEDLYRPFRQKRKTRASVAKEKGLEPLAVWIWGQPKQGDTLQEAAKYINAELGVEDAEAALQGAKDILAENIADDAAIRAWIRRYTLDHGMLTSEAKDAQEESVYENYYDYRELAKKMPPHRILAINRGERESILKVGLDVQAEPAHRHMEGQIIRGASAVQDILRDVIEDAYKRLIAPSIEREVRGELTEKGENQAISVFSANLRNLLLQPPIHGKRVLGVDPAYRTGCKLAVVDDTGKLLEVAVTYPTPPHNKKREAAEVFHRMIKQYDIGLIVIGNGTGSRETEQFVAEIIQENGDESLVYLIVNEAGASVYSASKLAQEEFPDLDVAERSAASIARRVQDPLAELVKIDPKAIGVGQYQHDVSQKILEESLKAVVESAVNHVGVDVNTASPSLLSYVAGVNATIAKNIVKYREENGRFTNRRQLQKVPRLGAKTYEQCVGFMRIGEGENPLDRTPIHPESYKVVDQLFKELQVALDKLGSKELSVLLSEQQPEQLAVKLDVGVPTLRDILDSLQRPGRDPREEMPLPIFRTDVLKIEDLVEGMELQGTVRNVIDFGAFVDIGIKSDGLVHISQLSNGYVKHPMDVVSVGDNVTVWVMNVDTKKGRVGLTMKKPASAQQSS, encoded by the coding sequence TTGTCTGAACAGGAAACGGTTCTGGAACCCAATGAAGAAACAATAAAGGCAGAACGCCATGAACGAATCATCAAACAGGTAGCCAAGGAACTGTCACTGTCCTTGAAGCAGGTCCGCACAACGTCGGAGCTTCTGGACGAAGGCAATACGATTCCATTTATCGCCCGCTACCGTAAAGAAATGACTGGAGAGCTGGATGAGAACCAGCTGCGATCAATTGAGGAACGCATTGTCTATCTGCGCAATCTTGAGGATCGCAAATTGGAAGTCATCCGTATTATAGAGGAACAGGGCAAGCTGACCGGAGAACTGAAGAACTCCATTACCCAAGCTGTGAAGCTGCAGGAAGTGGAAGACTTGTATCGTCCGTTCCGTCAGAAGCGGAAAACACGTGCCAGTGTGGCCAAGGAAAAAGGTCTTGAGCCCCTTGCTGTATGGATTTGGGGTCAACCGAAACAAGGAGATACACTCCAGGAAGCTGCGAAATATATCAATGCTGAACTGGGTGTAGAAGATGCGGAGGCGGCGCTTCAGGGAGCCAAAGATATTCTCGCGGAGAACATCGCAGACGATGCTGCCATTCGTGCCTGGATTCGTCGGTACACCTTGGATCACGGCATGCTGACTTCGGAAGCGAAGGATGCTCAAGAGGAGTCTGTGTACGAGAATTATTATGATTACCGCGAATTAGCCAAAAAGATGCCTCCACACCGTATTCTCGCGATTAATCGCGGTGAACGTGAGAGTATTCTGAAAGTTGGCCTGGACGTACAGGCAGAACCGGCCCATCGCCATATGGAAGGACAGATCATTCGTGGTGCTTCTGCCGTGCAGGATATCCTGCGTGATGTGATTGAAGATGCTTACAAGCGGCTGATCGCGCCTTCCATCGAGCGTGAAGTTCGTGGAGAGCTCACGGAAAAAGGAGAAAATCAGGCCATATCGGTATTCTCGGCCAATCTGCGTAATCTGTTGCTTCAACCGCCGATTCATGGCAAACGTGTGCTGGGAGTCGATCCGGCCTATCGTACCGGTTGTAAACTGGCTGTAGTAGATGATACGGGCAAGTTGCTGGAAGTGGCTGTGACCTACCCAACTCCACCACACAACAAGAAACGTGAAGCTGCGGAAGTATTCCACCGGATGATCAAGCAATATGATATTGGACTGATCGTTATCGGTAACGGTACGGGATCGCGTGAAACGGAGCAGTTTGTTGCCGAGATTATTCAGGAGAACGGTGATGAAAGTCTCGTATATCTGATTGTTAACGAAGCAGGTGCAAGTGTGTATTCTGCATCCAAGCTGGCGCAAGAAGAGTTCCCAGACCTCGATGTAGCTGAACGCAGTGCAGCTTCCATTGCTCGCCGGGTGCAAGACCCGTTGGCGGAACTGGTTAAAATTGATCCGAAAGCCATTGGCGTGGGTCAATATCAGCATGACGTATCCCAGAAGATCCTGGAAGAAAGCCTGAAGGCTGTCGTGGAATCCGCAGTTAACCATGTAGGTGTGGACGTGAATACGGCTTCACCTTCGTTGTTGTCATACGTTGCTGGGGTTAATGCTACGATTGCCAAAAACATCGTGAAGTACCGTGAAGAAAATGGCCGGTTTACGAACCGCCGTCAGCTTCAGAAGGTACCGCGTCTGGGTGCCAAAACGTATGAACAGTGCGTAGGATTTATGCGTATTGGCGAGGGCGAGAATCCGCTGGATCGTACACCGATTCACCCTGAGTCCTACAAGGTGGTTGATCAGCTGTTCAAGGAGCTTCAGGTTGCACTGGACAAGCTGGGAAGCAAGGAATTGTCGGTGTTACTGTCGGAGCAACAGCCAGAACAACTGGCCGTGAAACTGGACGTAGGTGTGCCTACATTGCGTGATATTCTGGACAGCTTGCAGCGCCCGGGTCGTGACCCGCGTGAAGAGATGCCATTGCCAATCTTCCGTACGGATGTATTGAAGATTGAGGATCTGGTGGAAGGCATGGAGCTGCAAGGTACAGTTCGGAACGTAATTGATTTCGGTGCCTTTGTTGATATTGGAATTAAGAGTGACGGGCTTGTCCATATCTCGCAGCTCAGCAACGGGTATGTTAAACATCCGATGGACGTTGTGTCTGTTGGGGATAATGTAACAGTCTGGGTTATGAATGTGGATACCAAAAAAGGCCGTGTCGGCCTTACGATGAAGAAGCCTGCTTCTGCGCAACAGTCTTCCTAA
- the cmpA gene encoding cortex morphogenetic protein CmpA, whose product MPQWLCNQLMRAFHKKDSRQIKLLNECWFFYRNKPANGTPRSAENEL is encoded by the coding sequence TTGCCTCAATGGCTTTGCAATCAACTGATGCGTGCATTTCACAAAAAGGACAGCCGGCAAATCAAGTTGCTGAACGAATGCTGGTTCTTTTATCGTAACAAACCAGCAAATGGCACACCGCGCAGCGCGGAGAACGAACTTTAA
- a CDS encoding SprT family protein translates to MENEELQQWIEQVSLDHFGVPFTHEALFNGRLTTTGGRYMLKSHRIEINPHQLEVYGRDEVEKIIKHELCHYHLHIRGRGYQHRDPEFKALLQKVGGSRYCQSLPDGKGRKPLPYRYKLVCKSCGTEYLRKRKIDPKRYRCGRCAGKLGLQNI, encoded by the coding sequence ATGGAAAATGAGGAATTGCAACAATGGATTGAACAGGTATCACTGGATCATTTCGGAGTGCCGTTCACCCATGAAGCGTTGTTTAACGGTCGCCTGACCACTACAGGTGGACGTTATATGCTCAAAAGTCACCGGATTGAGATCAATCCGCATCAACTCGAAGTCTATGGGCGAGATGAGGTTGAGAAAATCATCAAGCATGAGCTGTGTCACTATCATTTGCATATTCGTGGACGCGGCTATCAGCATCGTGACCCGGAATTCAAGGCTTTGTTGCAGAAAGTGGGCGGTTCGCGTTACTGTCAATCACTTCCTGACGGCAAAGGCAGAAAACCTCTGCCCTATCGTTATAAGCTGGTGTGCAAGAGCTGTGGTACGGAATATTTGCGCAAGCGGAAAATAGATCCGAAGCGTTACCGCTGTGGTCGTTGTGCGGGAAAACTGGGTCTTCAGAATATCTGA
- a CDS encoding winged helix-turn-helix domain-containing protein, with amino-acid sequence MNVYPNITVVASLIADPSRAIFLSSLLDGRALPAGELAHMAGVTPQTASSHLAKLVVGGLLEVEQQGRHRYYRLASKEIANLIETMASIAPPVQIRSLKQSVQLQQLSYARTCYGHLAGKLGISLCETLLQKGYLSEPEEKHSKDYQVTEKGMQWFTTFGIELQVKPGSRRAIARKCLDWSERRHHLSGMLGEQLRHRLSELDWIRQKTGSRSVEVTDAGKKGLYEVLGISL; translated from the coding sequence ATGAATGTATATCCAAATATTACTGTTGTTGCGTCGTTAATTGCTGATCCAAGCCGCGCTATTTTTCTTTCGTCTTTGCTGGATGGGCGGGCGTTGCCCGCAGGAGAGCTTGCTCATATGGCAGGCGTCACTCCCCAGACAGCAAGCAGCCATCTCGCTAAACTCGTAGTGGGAGGATTACTCGAAGTCGAACAACAAGGACGCCATCGATACTACCGTCTGGCAAGCAAAGAAATTGCTAATCTGATTGAAACCATGGCCAGTATTGCTCCACCTGTACAGATCCGCTCTCTCAAACAATCCGTTCAGCTTCAACAACTGAGTTATGCACGGACCTGTTATGGTCATCTGGCTGGGAAATTAGGAATCTCGCTCTGTGAGACCTTACTACAGAAGGGTTATCTTTCAGAGCCCGAAGAGAAACATAGCAAGGATTATCAAGTTACAGAGAAAGGAATGCAGTGGTTTACTACGTTCGGTATTGAACTTCAAGTGAAGCCGGGGTCACGCCGTGCCATCGCTCGTAAATGTCTGGATTGGAGCGAACGCCGTCATCATCTCTCGGGTATGCTTGGGGAACAACTCAGACATCGATTATCGGAACTGGACTGGATTCGTCAAAAAACAGGAAGTCGCTCTGTCGAAGTAACGGATGCTGGCAAGAAAGGTTTATACGAGGTGTTGGGCATTTCACTTTAA
- a CDS encoding flavin reductase family protein: MKKITKQDFAIEQLSESSEVIQHETLNPSILYYGTPVLLLSTLNEDGSTNLSPLSSSWALGDCLVLGLGIQGKAYQNLSRHPECVINLPDASMWKQVEALGRYTGVTPVPEEKRQMGYTFCQDKFTVAGLTSESSVQVAPDKIAECPLQIEAAVQHIRIPEHTPFMAIVEAKAVKVHAHTRLISGPNKINPEEWHPLIYNFRHYYGLGERQGGNFRAEN; encoded by the coding sequence ATGAAAAAGATAACGAAACAGGACTTTGCCATAGAGCAGTTGTCCGAGAGTTCAGAAGTGATTCAACATGAAACGCTTAATCCCAGTATTTTATATTATGGTACGCCTGTATTGCTGTTAAGCACATTAAACGAGGATGGGTCAACCAACCTGTCTCCACTGTCTTCATCTTGGGCGCTGGGGGATTGTTTGGTTCTTGGTCTAGGTATACAGGGCAAAGCCTATCAAAATCTGAGTCGACACCCTGAGTGTGTGATTAATTTGCCAGATGCATCTATGTGGAAACAGGTTGAGGCATTGGGGCGTTATACGGGAGTTACCCCGGTTCCTGAGGAGAAAAGGCAGATGGGCTATACGTTTTGCCAGGATAAATTCACTGTAGCTGGACTGACATCTGAATCATCGGTTCAGGTGGCTCCAGATAAAATAGCTGAATGTCCGCTTCAGATTGAAGCCGCTGTTCAACACATACGTATTCCTGAACACACACCGTTCATGGCGATTGTGGAAGCGAAAGCGGTGAAGGTGCACGCGCACACAAGACTAATATCTGGACCGAACAAAATCAATCCGGAGGAATGGCATCCGCTGATATATAATTTTAGACATTATTACGGATTGGGAGAGAGACAAGGGGGCAATTTTCGGGCAGAGAATTGA
- a CDS encoding MgtC/SapB family protein, with protein MEVEYLMRVLIAGICGVLIGYERKNRMKEAGIRTHFVVAVGAALMMIVSKYGFQDQAGWDNLSLDPSRIAAQVVSGVGFIGAGMIFTQRHTVRGLTTAAGIWATAGMGLAVGSGLYWTGAGVTLLIVVAQMLLHRPTRWLVSARTETLTIHLQTEGEALKSVLALLGQEKISVIGFKTEQQKSTDSEEETVLEFTLQLPGSYRGEQLIILLQDVPHVRSAELK; from the coding sequence ATGGAAGTGGAATACTTGATGCGTGTACTCATAGCTGGAATATGTGGTGTGCTAATCGGATATGAGCGCAAGAACCGAATGAAAGAGGCAGGAATTCGTACTCATTTTGTGGTCGCCGTCGGTGCTGCCCTGATGATGATTGTGTCGAAGTACGGATTTCAGGATCAGGCCGGTTGGGACAATCTGTCCCTGGATCCATCTAGGATCGCTGCACAGGTTGTTAGCGGTGTGGGGTTCATTGGCGCTGGCATGATCTTCACGCAGCGGCATACGGTCAGAGGATTGACCACAGCGGCAGGCATATGGGCTACAGCAGGCATGGGACTTGCGGTGGGTTCAGGTCTGTATTGGACAGGTGCAGGCGTGACGCTGCTTATTGTAGTGGCACAGATGCTACTGCATCGGCCTACACGCTGGCTGGTATCCGCTCGAACAGAGACGTTAACCATCCACCTGCAAACGGAGGGAGAGGCTCTGAAGAGTGTTTTGGCACTGCTGGGGCAGGAAAAGATCTCGGTCATTGGATTTAAAACAGAACAGCAAAAAAGCACAGACTCTGAAGAAGAGACTGTGCTTGAGTTCACATTGCAACTGCCGGGTTCATACCGGGGCGAGCAACTGATTATTTTGTTACAGGACGTGCCTCATGTTCGATCTGCTGAGTTGAAATGA
- a CDS encoding Cof-type HAD-IIB family hydrolase has protein sequence MKLFATDLDGTLLNRDSQISPENAAAIQKAQQSGMKVTIATGRVYSDVVTISREGGIKTPIIGSNGATIHDADGERLFHLPLERDTAASVMQWLEDHDFYYEASTQQGIYAPLSSHETLLAEMERVLGSNPGEDIARMIRAIKKHYDKKDYHRVNNHSEIPAEACIYNIMAFSMNPDKVKAGREHFASRSDVAMVVSFEHNFEMQHPDVSKGNALTKLAAHLNISMEDTAAIGDNFNDVSMLKMAGLGIAMGNGEPEIQALAKAITLTNVEHGVAHAIECLLEGKPVSRPETIVGEGQ, from the coding sequence ATGAAATTATTTGCCACAGATTTAGATGGAACTTTATTGAACAGAGACAGCCAGATTAGCCCGGAGAATGCAGCAGCCATTCAAAAAGCACAGCAATCCGGTATGAAGGTTACAATCGCTACAGGACGTGTCTACTCCGATGTGGTAACCATCAGCCGCGAAGGCGGAATCAAAACCCCAATTATCGGCTCCAACGGAGCGACGATTCATGATGCAGACGGTGAACGTCTATTCCATCTTCCACTTGAACGTGACACAGCAGCTTCCGTCATGCAGTGGCTGGAGGATCATGATTTCTATTATGAGGCCTCAACGCAGCAAGGTATCTATGCCCCGCTTAGCAGTCATGAGACCTTGCTCGCCGAGATGGAACGCGTTCTTGGTTCGAACCCTGGTGAGGACATTGCACGCATGATTCGGGCCATCAAGAAACACTATGACAAAAAAGATTATCACCGCGTAAACAACCATAGCGAAATCCCGGCAGAAGCCTGCATTTACAATATTATGGCCTTCTCCATGAATCCGGACAAAGTAAAGGCAGGACGAGAACACTTCGCTTCCCGATCCGATGTAGCCATGGTTGTATCCTTTGAGCATAACTTCGAAATGCAGCACCCGGACGTATCCAAAGGTAATGCCCTCACCAAATTGGCGGCTCACCTGAACATCTCCATGGAAGATACAGCAGCGATCGGAGATAACTTCAACGATGTCTCCATGTTAAAAATGGCTGGACTCGGCATCGCCATGGGTAATGGCGAACCCGAAATTCAGGCATTAGCCAAAGCCATAACGTTGACTAATGTGGAGCACGGTGTCGCACATGCCATTGAGTGCCTGCTTGAAGGTAAACCCGTATCCCGTCCGGAAACGATTGTCGGAGAAGGACAGTAA
- a CDS encoding DeoR/GlpR family DNA-binding transcription regulator, with amino-acid sequence MFQEERMQLIVEHLRKHNRISADDIVTLFDVSRDTARRDLIKLEEQDAIIRTRGGAILPPPPQEFRSYKDRLLDVSEEKRAIGKLAAAIVRQGEIIILDSSTTVQACAENLNGKSCTVITNSIHSADLLSNHTAVQIRLLGGKVDKEQRYVYGTSVIETLSHYYVDKAFIGIGGITMDGFSASEEEGKIKHQMMKAAKKVVVLADQSKFDRRYGYRFADWSLVDVLITDQWPTKEWLVFLAEQQVEILIPEPTDDKEL; translated from the coding sequence TTGTTTCAAGAAGAACGAATGCAGCTCATTGTTGAACATCTACGCAAACACAATCGCATCTCAGCCGATGATATTGTCACCTTGTTTGATGTATCACGGGATACTGCACGCAGGGATCTGATCAAGCTTGAGGAACAGGATGCCATTATTCGAACACGTGGCGGTGCGATTCTCCCCCCTCCTCCGCAAGAATTCAGATCCTACAAAGACCGTTTACTCGATGTATCTGAGGAAAAAAGAGCCATCGGCAAACTCGCTGCGGCCATTGTAAGACAAGGCGAGATCATTATTCTGGATTCTTCCACGACCGTGCAGGCCTGTGCCGAGAACTTGAACGGCAAATCCTGTACCGTCATTACTAATTCGATTCATTCCGCTGATCTTCTCTCCAATCACACAGCTGTCCAGATTCGTTTACTCGGCGGCAAAGTGGATAAGGAACAACGTTATGTCTACGGTACCTCTGTTATCGAGACTCTCTCCCACTATTATGTAGATAAAGCCTTTATCGGAATTGGCGGTATCACCATGGATGGCTTCAGCGCTTCCGAAGAGGAAGGGAAAATTAAACACCAAATGATGAAGGCTGCCAAGAAAGTCGTTGTTCTTGCCGATCAATCCAAGTTTGATAGACGTTATGGTTATCGTTTTGCCGACTGGTCATTGGTGGATGTATTGATTACGGATCAATGGCCAACCAAAGAATGGCTTGTTTTTCTAGCCGAACAACAGGTTGAGATTCTCATTCCTGAACCCACAGATGATAAGGAGTTGTAA
- a CDS encoding helix-turn-helix transcriptional regulator, with the protein MQSIYERIEHLIAERGMTKKAFCQQLKISTGNLGDWKRGKSIPSTNKLIEIASFFDVSLDWLMIGRPSKEAMVREKREDYFFDVLRQLNCQESELSTVEQSFISEYIEFTRYRKSKESKDAGDYRYKADNKSENNSEGNEA; encoded by the coding sequence ATGCAGTCGATCTATGAGCGAATTGAACACCTGATTGCCGAACGAGGAATGACCAAGAAGGCTTTCTGCCAACAGCTGAAGATTAGCACGGGCAATCTGGGTGATTGGAAACGTGGCAAGTCTATTCCAAGTACGAATAAGTTAATTGAGATTGCTTCGTTTTTTGATGTGAGCCTCGACTGGCTCATGATTGGGCGTCCATCGAAGGAAGCGATGGTGCGGGAAAAACGGGAGGATTATTTTTTTGACGTGTTGCGGCAATTGAATTGCCAGGAAAGCGAATTATCGACTGTGGAACAGTCTTTTATCAGTGAATATATCGAGTTTACCCGTTACCGAAAATCCAAGGAAAGCAAAGATGCAGGCGACTATCGCTATAAGGCTGACAACAAATCAGAGAACAATTCTGAGGGAAACGAAGCGTAA